The Terriglobus roseus sequence AGGAGTACCCATGCGTTTCCCGTTCCGGTCCCGCTCTATGGCGTTTGGACTCATCCTGCTGTCTGCCGCCACGCTACACGCTCAGCGCTACGATCTGTTGCTACAACACGGCCATGTCATCGACCCCCGCAACAACATCGATGCGGTCATGGACGTCGCGATCGGCGGCGGCAAAATTGCGAAGGTCGCCACAACGATTCCGGCAGCCGATGCCGTTAAGACGGTCAATGCGACAGGCCTGTATGTGACGCCGGGCCTCATCGACATTCACGCGCACGTCTACACCGGGACTGGCGAAAAGAATTCTTATGCTGGTGACAACGGTATCTATCCGGATGGCTACACCTTCCGCGTTGGCGTAACAACAGTTGTCGATGCAGGCAGTTCCGGCTGGCGCAACTTCGAAGATTTCAAGCAGCGCGTCATCGATCGCCAGCAGACGCGCATCCTAGCAGAACTGAACATCGTGGGTGCAGGTATGCGCGGCGCCCACTACGAACAGAACCTGGACGACATGGACGGCACTGCAACGGCCGAGATGGCTAAGAAGTATCCAGGGCTCATCGTCGGCATCAAGAGCGCTCACTTCGAGGGTCCGGAGTGGAAGCCCTATGAGCAGGCCGTGAAGGCCGGCACCATCGCCAACATCCCCGTCATGATCGACTACGGCAACGACCGCAAGGAACGTCCGCTGTATGAGCTTCTGACCAGGGTTTTGCGCCCCGGCGACATTTACACCCACGTGTACAGCGGTCTGCGTGAAGAGCAGGATCCGGTCACACTGGGACCCCAAAAAGGGCTGATCAAAGGCCGACAGCGCGGAATCTATTTTGACGTTGGACACGGCGGTGGATCGTTCAACTGGAACGTGGCCTACCCGATTGTGACCAAATTTAAGTTTCTACCTGACTCCATCTCGACAGATATCCACATCACCAGCATGAACGCTGGCATGAAGGACATGCTGAATGTGATGGATAAATTCCTCGCAATGGGTGAACCGCTGCCGCTGGTCATCAAGCAGTCGACGTCGAACCCGGCGCACGAGATGAAGCAGGACCAACTCGGAAACCTGTCGGAAGGTGCAATCGCCGATCTGGCCGTATTGCGCCTTGAGAATGGTAAGTTTGGTTTTGTCGACATGAATAACGTGCGCGTCGACGGAAAGCAGAAACTCACCTGTGAACTCACCATCAAGGACGGCAAGGTGGTCTACGACCTGAACGGTATCTCGGCGGACGCCTACGGCGCACCCGCATCCAGCGCGCAGAAGCAGTCCAAGCGCTGGACGACGATGCACACCGTCTACGGCAAGGATCAGGAAGCGCACTAAAAGTCTCACTTCCCTACTATCCCGAACGGCGTCCCTTCCGCGGACGCCGTTCTCACTTCACGAAAAGGCATGCAGCTAGGACGCCGCGAAGATTTCCGGATTCTTGTGCGTCCTAGCCGCAAACGGAGACAATTCAGGCATGGTTCCGAAGGCATCATCCGTACGTGTGCGTTATCTGCTTGGATTTCTCCTCTTTCTGTTGAGCGGCATCGCCTTCCTTGACCGCACGAATATCTCCATCGCCGGCCCGCAGATAAGCCGGGAGTTTGCGCTGGGGCACGAGCGGCTTGGATGGATTTTTAGCGCCTTCCTGATCGGTTACGCACTCATGCAGGTTCCCGCCGGCTGGATGGCCGCCCGATTCGGACCGCGATCCGTGCTGACCGTTGGAACACTCTGGTGGGGTGTCGCGACAATCCTGGCGACGCTGCTGCCGGTAGGTACACCAACTGCCGTCTTCTGGTTGATCGCGCTCCGCTTCCTGCTCGGTGCAGGTGAGTCCGTCGTCTACCCCGCCGCCAATCAATTCGTCTCGAACTGGATCCCTGCCGGAGAACGCGGCATCATCAACGGCCTGATCTTCGCGGGCGTCGGCGCGGGCAGTGGCCTTACACCGCCGCTGCTGAACTGGATCATCACCCAGCATGGCTGGCGTGCTGCCTTTTGGTTCAGCGCACTGCTGGGTGCGTTGATCGGCTGCATATGGTGGTTCGCATCCCGCAACATGCCAGAACAGCACCCGTCCGTTTCAAGTGAGGAACTCCAAGAGATTCGAGCCGGGATCACGACAGACTCACCCGCTGAAATCGCCGCAGCTCCCAAGGTTCAGTGGAAGGCCATGTTCACGCGGAAAGATCTGCCCCTGCTGATGAGCGCGTACTTCTGCTTCGGCTACATCTCGTGGATTTACTTCAGTTGGTTCTTCACGTACATGTCGGAGGTGCGCGGCTTCAATCCGAAGTCCAGCGCACTCTTCACGATGTTGCCCTTCATTTCCATGACCTTCTTCTGCCTGCTGGGTGGCGCACTCAGTGATCGCATCACGCGGCGCTTTGGCCTGCGCGCAGGTCGCTGCTGGCTTGCTTCCGGTGCGCTGTGCCTGACCGCCTGCTTTCTTGTCTTTGGTTCGCAAGCAAAGAACCCGGTCACCGCCGCCATCATCCTCTCCTTTGGAGCGGGAGCGCTCTACCTTTCGCAGAGTTCCTTCTGGTCTGTCTCGATCGACATTGCCGGGAAGCAGTCGGGCGTTTTCTCCAGCCTTGTGAACACGGGCGGTCAGGTAGGAGGAGCCGTCACAGCCTCGCTGACGCCCTGGATCGCACACGGCTTTGGCTGGACCTCGTCCTTCGGAACCGCCGCCTGCATGGCCCTTCTCGGAGCAACATGCTGGGCTCTGGTGAACCCTGCACCGGTGCCAGCACGGAATGCGTAGCACGCTAGATTGCCCTCATCTCTACTGGACGTAGCCTGAAGGCGGGAGATCGACCCGCGTCTCCCGCCTGCTGCACTACCGCAGAAGGCCTGCCACGGCGCCATCGCCTAACGTCAGCGCTGCAACCGACCCAAACCGCTCCGAACTCTCAGAGACGCCATTCGCGATGATATGAAGATCACAGCGGCGAGGGTCCGTCCACAAACGCTCATTGCCGGCTAGTTTTTCGTGTCGGCGCTTGCAGGTCGCGCGGACACCTCTTGCAGATGTTTGATGGCCGCCCGACCGAGCGGACGTTCGTGCAGGAGCAGTTCGGCAGCGCGGACCCTCGGATTAGCGTGGAACCACGTCTGGAAGATGTTGTTCCGCAGCAGGTTGGTTGCGGCCAGCAGGCACATGCCTTGGTGGTGAGCCATCCAGCTTCGAACAAGTTCCGGTGACTTCTCCCCAGCGGTGTAGTCGCACGCCTCGTAGAAACCGTAGTCGCCCACCCAGCCGAGATCTGCCATTTTACGGAGATTCTTCAACGCGATCTGACGTGCGAACGGCAGGGTCAGAAAGGTTGAGTAAGGAGAGATCACCGGACCATCTTCCGCGCCGTACTTCAACGCGAGTTCCGGGATACCCCAAGCCTGATAGCCATAACGGCCAAGCGGATCACGCTTCGCCATGCCACTCTCAGAGATGCCCCACGGAATGCGCTTCGTATGGGTGCGTTGGATGGAGACTGCAGATTCCATTGCACGAGAGACAAGCGTGTCGTGGTACTGCTTCATCCACAGGGCTGGCATCAGGTACTCGAACATGGTGCCAGTCCAAGAAAGCAGGCTCACCCGTCCCTTCACGAGAACGTGAGTACGATCGAGCCGAAACCATGCGCGTTGCGGGATGTCGCCCTTTGCGACTGCGAGGAACGTAGCAATGCGGGCTTCCGAAGCCAGCAGATCGTAACAGGCGGAGTGGAGTTCTTCCTGCTTGCCGTCATAACCGATGGAAAGCAGCTGGCGCGCCTCGACCAGCAGAAAGTCGAAGCGCATCACGCTGGCGGCCTCTTCGCTGCGGTCAACGATCTGGCTTAGCTGAGTGGCAAGATTGGCGACGTTCTCCTCCGCGGCCGACAACAGGGTACGCAGCTCAAGCGCAAGCTCTTCGTCTCCGCCTGTCGCGGCGTGAGCCAGTTCACCCAGCCGTTGATTCAGGTTGCGAACGTGCTCGACAGCGCCGATAACGTACGGGATCACGTCGTTCTCAGGATGCTGGAACTGACTGATTTCAAATAACGGTGCAAAGCGCGGCATGAGCCAAGGCAGGTACTTTTCGATGTACTCCCGGACCTGCAGCCTCCGTCGCTCAGCTTCTTCGAGCATCCATTCCCCCTTGCCCGCAACGGGATCAAGGTCGAAGAGCCACTTCACCTGCTGGCGGATAGTTTCGGTGGAGCGTACCGCTTGCTTCTGGTCCAACATGTGGCGGATGGCCGAGAAAAGTTCGGGCTCGATCAACGGCTTCTTCAGTGAATCCATTGCACCGCCGTGCAGCGCATACAGACTGGCGGCGAGGTTGCCGCTATCGACCGTTGAGATGGTGAAGGGCTGCACGGCTTGCAGCGTGGGGATGTTGATCCAGTTGTAAATATGCCCGTTTACCTTCTCAAGCCGCGAATATGTGTCGAGTGTGCCGAGCGTTGCGCGGGTAAATTCCGGCAGCGTAATGAAGCCGAGCGCCAGTGCCGCCTGGCGCGCGTTGAACAGCATGCCAAGGTTTGTTGGTGTCAGTGTCAATACCTCGTGGCGGTTCTTCTCCTCCACATTGTCAGGGATCAGCCAGTGGTTGTCTTCGCCACCGAAGTCCGAATAGTAGCGCCAGGTGAGCAGCGCCTGCCGTTCAAGGAAATGCTGGTCGTCCGCGCTCAAGGGACCTTCGAGCTTCCGAGGTGGCGAGTTGAGCCATCCAGTGATCAGCGGAGCGCAAGCCCACAGGATCAGGATGGGACCGGTTACGAACAGGTCGAAGTGGTGGCGTAGAGCACTGAGTCCTGCGATGACCAGTGCGACAACTGGCGAGGCCTGTAGATAAAGATCGAGCGAACTGCGTGATTGCTTCGCCTCGGCCTGCGCCGCTGTCTCCCATTCGAGAAGCGAACGACCGGTGAGGAAGCTACGCACCAGCGAACGCACGATAGCGTCGATCGCGAGCAGTGTCTGATGCGGCAGGAAGGCGAGGTTTAGGATCTGGAAACCAAGTGAGCTCCAGAATGCGCGGAACGCGTCGAGGCACCCTTCCCAGCTTGCATTCAGCAGCGCGCGGCCGAACGTGAAGACAAGCTGAACGAATACAGGCAACAGCATGAGCGTAAGTACTACAAACGTCCAGTAGCGCGCGCCACCGGGCAGGATCAGCCAGCCACAGATCAGCAGGATGAATGTCACCGGCTCGACAAGGCTTCTGCGAAGGTTATCGACGATCTTCCATTGCGACAGCAACGAGATCGGATTGCGAACTTTCTTGCCGGATTCTTCCGGAACGCGGTCGAGCAACCACTGCGTGATTTGCCAGTCGCCACGCACCCAGCGATGCTTGCGGCGTGTGTACGCTGAATAGTGCGAGGGATAGTCGTCGATGATCTCGATATCGGTGACTAGCCCTGCACGCGCGTACGCCCCTTCAATGAGATCGTGCGACAGTAGCGTGTCCCGTGGAAAGCGCCGGTCGAGCACTTCATGCAGCACGCTTGCTTCATAGATACCTTTGCCCGTGAAAATGCCTTCCCTGAAGAGATCCTGATACACGTCGCTTACGGCCCGTGTGTAGATATCAAATCCCGTTTCGCCGGAGTAGAGCGTCGCAAGACGTGACCGCGATGCCGAAGCAACGCTGACGCCCACGCGCGGCTGCAGAATGCCATAGCCCTTTGTCACGATGCGAAGCTGCGGATCGATGATGGCCTGGTTGAGCGGATGCGCCATGGTGGCGATCATGCGCGCGGCGGTCTTGCGTGGCAACTGCGTGTCTGAGTCAAGCGTGATGACGTAGCGAATGCGGCTGAGGAGGTGTGTTGGACCAGCCTTTACCGGGAAGCTGTCAAACTCGCCTCGCAGCAGCTTGTTCAGGTCGAGCAGCTTGCCGCGCTTGCGCTCCCAACCCATCCACACGCCCTGCTTTTGGTTGAAGACACGATGACGGTGCAGCAGCAGGAAGGACCCGCCACCGTCATTGCCGTACTTTGCGTTCAGGTCATCGGTGAGACGAACCGCGAGGTTTACGAGTTCGTTGCGATCTTCTGTCTGCGGACGCGTAGCCGAGTCCGGCAAATCCGTAAGCAGGCCAAAGTGGAGGTTCGGATCTGTGTTCGAAAGCCAGCGGGCCTCGATCTCTTCGAACAGTTCGAACACCTGTGCTTCATTCAGCAGCAAAGTCGGCACTACGACGAACGTGGATGATTCGTCCGGAATGCTCTTCATGTAATCAAGTTTGGGCAGTGCCCGAGGTTTGATGAAGGCAGTCACGGCATTATTGACGATGTCGCTTGCGCCCTGTGTTGAAGGCAGAAGAGCGAGCAGCAGGGCCGCAATCGTCCAGATGAATTCGTGGTGCGGCACCAGCGGCCGAATGAGTGCTGCGACGCAGGTGATGGAAAGGACAATGATGCCGATGATGTAGACATCTTCCGCGTACTTCATCAGCCATGTGTGGAGTCGCTCGCGGAACGGTGGATGATAGCCGATTCTATGCGACAGCTCAGGTACACCTTCTTCAAAAAGAAAGTACCCAACGTGCCCCCTGCGGCGATCCAGACGCGTGTTGGACGTCGAGTTTCCTGCTGCGGCCTGCGCCAGCTCGATCGCCGTCTGCGCAACCTGAACTTCGTTATAGTTTGAGCGTTTCGCGAGCTCTGCCACGCGCTCCATGTAGCTGGTGCGCGTCTCTTCATCCATGCACAGGAAAACGGTATGCGGATCTTGCGCAAGCACGGAGTAAAAGGCCACTAGAGGCTCAAGCAATTCCGGCCACTCGTACTGATTCAATCGACGCAGCGAATGGAGCGGACCGGAGAATGGTGACTGCTCGATAGGCGGAATGACACTGGCAAATGTTTCATCTGCACGATCGAGAACAAACTCAAGCTGGGCGAGCTTGAGGAAGGTTGGCAGCATCTGAATCTCACGCAGGTTCAGAGATTCCTCTTGCTGTATAGCATTGATGAAAGTTGAGAGAGACTCACCGGACCAGATGCCGTGCGCCGTGTCGAGGTACTCTTCCGTGACCCGCATCACGCGGGGAATCTTGTCTCCTTCCGGACTTTCGACCAGCAGAAGCTGCAGGATCTGTTTTTCTGAACTCTCTGCTTCTTTCAGCACGTTCTGCAACATGCGCGTGCTTTCCAGTAGCTCGAGCTGCGGAGTCAGCTCTGAGAGCCTGGAGATTTTTTCGCAGGCGGCCAGGCGTTCCTCAAGCCGCTTCTCCAGCTTTGCAAGCTTGGTTTGCAAAGCTAGGGTGACCTTGCCCTGCAGACCTGCCGGGTGAAGCTCCCGTGCCAGTTCATGCGCTCGGTGCTGTAGGACCTCGTCGCTTACATCTGGTCTCTCGATCAGACCAGATGTCTCAAAAACCGGAGCGATGAGGGGAACCTGCCCCACGTTGGCTTGTGACTGCGACTCTGTCAGATTCTTAATCTCGTTCACTTGATCCATTACCGATAACTCGCGGCTTGCAGTTCGAACATTTCGGCGTAGAGACCGCCCTGCTCCATAAGCTTCTGGTGATTGCCTTCTTCAAGCAGACGTCCTCCGCTGAGGACGACGATGCGGTCGGCCATTCGTACGGTTGAGAAGCGATGCGAGATGAGCAGTGCCATCTTGCCCTGCGTCAACTCCGCAAACCGGTCAAACACTTCCAGTTCGCTTCGGGCATCTAACGCGGCCGTCGGCTCATCGAGAATGAGCAACTGCGCGTCTCGTAAATACGCCCTTGCCAATGCGACGCGCTGCCACTCGCCGCCTGAGAGCTCAACGCCGCCCTCAAAGCGACGGCCCAGAATCTGGTCGTAGCCATGCTCCAGTTTGGCCACGACGGAATCCGCCAGGCTCTTATGAGCCGCGTACTCAATATCACTGTCGCCATCTTCGCTGGGACGATCGATACGACCGACGGCAATGTTCTCACGCGCCGTCATTTCATAGCGCATGAAGTCCTGAAAGATGACACCGATCTCGCGGTGCAGATCTTCGAGTTTGTACTCGCGCAGATCCTTGCCATCCAGCAGAATCTCACCTTCGGTCGGATCGTAGAGCCGCGTTATCAGCTTCACAATCGTCGTCTTGCCCTGACCGTTTTCCCCGATCAAAGCCACCCGCTCACCTGGTCGCAGCGTAAACGTAAAGTTCTTGAGCACGGTGCGATTGGTTCCGGGGTAGGTAAACGAAACGTTGCGGAACTCGAAGCCTTGGCGAATCGGTACCGGCGCGGCTAAGCCATCGGGTTTGGAGTAAACCGTAGGCTCCATCTTGAAGAACTCGATGAGGTCCGTGAGGAATAACGCCTGATCCGCAATGCCGGAAGCTGTTGAGAACAACTGCTGCAAATTGGAATTCGCCTGCTGAATTGACGCGGTGAGAAACGTGAAGTAGCCGATGCTATACGCGCCGTGGATGGTGCGCATGATTACGAACAGGTATGCGCCGTAGTAACCCAGGGTGCTGATGACTCCAAGTAGACCGCCGAGCCAAAGCTTTTTGCGTGAGAGCTCAACATCCTCGCGATAAATCTGGCGCGCAAGCACTTCGAAGCGTTCCGTGAAGTATTTGCTGAGCCCGAAGAGCTTAATTTCCTTGGCGCCGTCGCGACTGCCCGCAACCGTTCGCAGGTAGTCCATCTGGCGCTTGGCGGGAGTTTGACGGAAGTTCTTCGCGTAGCCCAGGAAGGCGAAGTGTGTCTCTCCAAGGAATGATGGCAGCACTCCCACCAGCATCAGCAGCACAAGCCATGGCGAGGCAAGCACCAGCGCAATCGAAAACACCAGCGTGGTGATGCTTTGCTGCAACAGTCTGCCGATCTGCTGGATCATGACGAGGCGGTCCGTCGCCTGCACTCGCGCACGTTCGAGGCGGTCATAAAAGACCGGATTCTCGTAGGTGGTCAGATCAAGCCGCGACGCCTGCTCCATAACTTTTACGGAGGCGTAATGAGTGTAGCTGTTGGCCAGGAGCGCATCGCTGTAGTCGGTGCCTCGCATCAACAGGCCGATCGCTACGTTGATGCCGACCTCTGCGCCGACAAAGTACCAAAAGTGCGGGTCGACTGGCTTGCCCCGCAGCTTGTCAGCGATGTCGTTGATGATGTACTGGACGACCTTCGCCGCGGCGAAGGGTAGCACTGCCACCATGAGACGCAGGAGAACGCCCCAGACAACTGCCTGGTGACTCGATTCCCAAAGAATTCGCAGAACCAGCGGAACGTTACGGAGAGCAACGATGCGTTCGCGCCACGGGTTCGTATTGCCGGAGGTTTCAGTCATCTCACCGAACCAGATTTTTGCCAGAAGTCGACAGTTAAATCCTTAGGATGCACAAATGCACAGATCAGTCGACGCGGAATGCCATTGATGTTCATTTGCAGGCGAATTGACGCTCGTCTGCCTTGCCAGTCGGTGCACGCGAGACGCGAAACGCTTCACCTCATGGAGAGTTCCTGTATCCCCAGACTTCACCTTTGCACGCACGGCGGGGACTAGTCAGAGCGGGTCTAGCATACGGTGGCATGGTTTTCGTGGAGAATCGGAGTTCGACGGTCATCGAAGACATAGAGACGCAGATTTCCCTTTGCTGTGTCACAGTGGCAGTGAGTGGCTTGAAAGTCGTTTGCTCCTACGAGCGTCGTCATCGAGAAGGCGATGCTCGTTGTTTAAAGGGAAGACCGATTGACTGCGTCGAGATCGTTGCCCTTCATCGAGATCGCTTCCAAACGAAGGGTGCTCTTCCTGGAATGCAATGGACACGAACGGGGGCCACCGGCACATCCGGGCCCATTGACTTCATCAGAGCAGTTTGGGAACGCGAAGCTCAGAAGATCCGGGCGACGTGGTCCCGAAGCGTATAGAGCTGGGCTAAATAGGGCATCGGGGAGCTTTAGTCCAAAGCACGCGAAGGATCTACGGCGTCTGCGGCGTCTGGATGCATTCGCACAGGAGAAATGTGCTGACCGCGATGCCCACGCCATCCCGAGCCAAATCTTCTGAGCGTGTCTACCGTCCGGATATCGACGGCTTGCGTGCTGTTGCCGTTCTCATGGTTCTCGGTGCGCACTTTCGCACGCGCTTCCGCGGCGGATACGTAGGTGTTGATATCTTCTTCGTGATTTCCGGCTACCTCATCAGTGGCCATGTGATCTCGCAGCTCGAAGTCGATTCCTTCTCCATTGTCGGCTTCTACGAACGCCGCATCCGACGAATCTTTCCAGCACTGGTCGTGGTCTTGATCTTCACAACTGTGCTCGCCTGGCACTACCTCTTCCCTGCGGAATTTAGCGACTATGCGAAGTCGCTGCTTGCGGCGATTTTCTCTTACTCCAACCTGCTGTTCTGGAAGCAATCTGGCTACTTTGATGCACCAAGCCAGACCAAGCCGTTGCTTCACACCTGGTCCCTTGGAGTTGAAGAGCAGTTCTACATCTTCCTCCCGATTTTTCTGATTGCAATCCGCCGTTTCGCCCGCCAGCACATGAGGACAGCGATCTACCTGGTCTCAGCGCTTACCTTTTCACTCTCCATCTACTGGGTGCGTCGCGATGCAACCGCGGCTTTCTTCTGGGCACCACTGCGCGCGTGGGAGCTGCTGATTGGCACCATCATTTCGCAGCATTACTTGCCGGTGATCAAAGATTCATTTGCTCGCAATGTCGCGTCTGCCACTGGTCTCATCACGCTGCTGGTGGTAGCGCTCCGTTACACGGATGCGACGTCTTTCCCAGGGGTCGCGGCACTTGCACCGTGTGTCGGAACGGCGCTCATCATCTCTGCCGGCGAAACCGGATCGTCAATCGTCAGCGGGATCCTGAGCTTGAGGCCGGTTGTCTTCCTCGGCACGATCTCCTACTCGCTTTATCTCTGGCATTGGCCTCTGCTTGCCTTCAACAGCATTGGAGACCTTGTCATCGATGGCCCACCTTGGTCACGCTCGTTGAAGAGCGCTCTCTTCGCGCTGTCAACCGCAGCTGCAGTCCTGTCCTGGCGCTTTGTGGAGCGGCCATTTCGCGAAGGATGTTTTCTCTCTACGAGGAAACCTTTGTTCCTTTGCACCGGAATCGCTGTCGCTTGCTTCACGATGGCTGCAATGGCTGCGATCAATTCCGAGGGAGCACCATCGCGCTTCTCTCGACCTGCTCTCGATGCGGCTAGCTATCTCTCCACGGACGTAGAGAAGTCTTTCGGAGACGAGTGTTTCCTGGGAGGTTCGGATTCCCTCATAAAGTTGAATCAGCCCATCTGTCTGCACGCGAGCTCATCCGGTACGTCTTATCTCCTTTACGGTGACAGTCACGCTGCGCAACTCTGGCACGGGCTGACCCAGATCTTTCCCGATCGCAACATATCGCAAGCGACAGCCGCTTTCTGCACACCATACGTACATCAACCCTCTGGAGTTCGCCTTACTTGCGTGCAGCTCAGTGATCTTATCTATCGCGACTACCTTCCCAGACATCCCGGACAGACCGTCATCTTGAGTGGCCGATGGGAGCGTCAGGACCAAGTTGCGATTGGCGATATGATCGATGCCATTCACGCAGCAGGTTCCGAAGTGATCCTGCTGGGCCCCATGATTTACTACACGTTGCCTTTACCAAGACTCATCGCCGAGTCGATTCAGCGAAGACAACCTGGTTATGTGGAATCACACCGCGACCTTGAGGCGCAGGTCCTGGATCAAGAGTTACAGCACCTCGCCCAGACGATTTGGAAGGTACACTACATATCTTTCTACCAAGACCTCTGCACGCCCGTTTGCCCCGCGTATGCAACTCACGACGTTCCTATGCTCTTCGATGCTCACCACTTCACGCCGCAAGGATCCATCGCATTCGCACTCGCGATGAAGGCACGCAACCAGCTTCTTTGACCTTGGAATGTATGTCGGCTTCCTAATCTCTTCGAACATCGCAACCTTGTTCTGGTTAGCACCGGATGCCGCGATTTTCCGTGCGGCTCAATCCGTCGAAGTACGGATGCTGATCTCCAAAGGCGTCTGAAAGCTTCCGGTTAGCAAATCCGTATCCGAAGCGGGCGCAACACCTTCGCGTGCGAGAAGGATTGATAAGACAATCTGATCTCGATTCGTCAGCGCTAGATCAGCGTTCGCGACACGCAGTCTACTTCGCTTCTCAGCAGCAAATCTGGAAATGCAGGGTGGTCGTTCATTTCACGTTTTTTCCCGTTCATACATGCTGACTTCTACATGCAAGGGATTATCTTCGGGTTTCTTAAAACTCAGGGAGGCGGTCTTAATACTTACGTTTCCCTCGACACATTTACTCGTGCATTTATGACCCTTAGGATCGTTACATTGGGCGAGCGCGCTCAAAACAGCATTGAAGACGTACGCCCCCCGGTATGAAACCAGACCCACCAGTTCAGGTTGGGTTGGTTACGAAACCACACTCACGTCCGGCTTCGCCGGCTTAATCAATCACCTCGGCGAAAGGATGCGCTTGCATCTGCGCGCCCTATGCAAGTCTGTGCGTTCCTGCGTTGCGGTTCATGGAAACTCATTGAGAAAATTCCCCGTTGTTGTGCTGTTGTTCCTCTTGACTGTGGTCTTTCATCGTACTGCGAGTGCTACGGCGACCGTAGATATTGCGGTGGGATCCGCTACCACGATTCCTCTCAACACCCACAGCAGTCTCTCCGGCATGTGCGATGACGCCAATGGTGCCACGTATGACCTGGGCTGTGTCGTCAGCGGAGGATACGCCACGTACAACCTAAGCGTGCAGCAAGCAGGCACTTACAACATGACGCTGAATTATGCCAGCCCCGTCGGAGGTACATCTGCGGCGATTCTGGTAAACGGTGTGAAGGCAGCAAGCGTCGCGTTTGCAAATACAAACGGATGGGGGAACTATGTGAATGCGGCACCAGTCGCCGTTATTCTGCCAGCCGGCCAGGTCAGCTTCACAGTGTTGGCACAGAACTCCGGCTTCAACCTGGATGGCGTCATGCTTACGCCAGCGATCCCCACGATCACAGCCAGCGGTTCCACACCAATTCCGTTGCAGGGATACACTGCAATCTCTGGAATGTGCCCTGACGCTAACGGAGCGACTTTCGACTTGGGTTGCGTGCAAGCGAACGGTTATGCGACCTACGCGCTAAACGTTACGCAGGCAGGCAATTACACCGTCACTGCGACGTACGCCAGCCCGACTAATGATTCAGCCGCTTATCTACTGGTAAACGGTAGCGTCGCGGCAAGTGTGTCCTTTCCAAACACCGGCACGTGGTCAAACTACATCAACGCGTCACCTGTGACAGTCACATTACCGGCGGGGCCCGTGACCTTCAAGGTACAAGCGCAAAGCGCCGGTTTCAATCTTGCTGGGTTGGCGTTTGCGTCGGCCACCTCCGCTGCTCCCATTACGCCATCTCCAACGACAACTACCTTGCCCGAACCGACGCCGATCGCCTGGTGGAAATTTGACCAGAACAGCGGAACATCCGCAGCCGATTCAATCGGAGGCTCCACGGGCGCTCTGCTGAACGGTGCGTCGTGGACGTCGGGTGCAAGCGGTAACGCGATCGCAGTGGGGAGTCCTTACTACGGTGGTGGCGGCGCGGTCTCATTACCGGTCAGCCTTCCACCGACCTTCACCCTT is a genomic window containing:
- a CDS encoding amidohydrolase/deacetylase family metallohydrolase; amino-acid sequence: MRFPFRSRSMAFGLILLSAATLHAQRYDLLLQHGHVIDPRNNIDAVMDVAIGGGKIAKVATTIPAADAVKTVNATGLYVTPGLIDIHAHVYTGTGEKNSYAGDNGIYPDGYTFRVGVTTVVDAGSSGWRNFEDFKQRVIDRQQTRILAELNIVGAGMRGAHYEQNLDDMDGTATAEMAKKYPGLIVGIKSAHFEGPEWKPYEQAVKAGTIANIPVMIDYGNDRKERPLYELLTRVLRPGDIYTHVYSGLREEQDPVTLGPQKGLIKGRQRGIYFDVGHGGGSFNWNVAYPIVTKFKFLPDSISTDIHITSMNAGMKDMLNVMDKFLAMGEPLPLVIKQSTSNPAHEMKQDQLGNLSEGAIADLAVLRLENGKFGFVDMNNVRVDGKQKLTCELTIKDGKVVYDLNGISADAYGAPASSAQKQSKRWTTMHTVYGKDQEAH
- a CDS encoding MFS transporter, which gives rise to MVPKASSVRVRYLLGFLLFLLSGIAFLDRTNISIAGPQISREFALGHERLGWIFSAFLIGYALMQVPAGWMAARFGPRSVLTVGTLWWGVATILATLLPVGTPTAVFWLIALRFLLGAGESVVYPAANQFVSNWIPAGERGIINGLIFAGVGAGSGLTPPLLNWIITQHGWRAAFWFSALLGALIGCIWWFASRNMPEQHPSVSSEELQEIRAGITTDSPAEIAAAPKVQWKAMFTRKDLPLLMSAYFCFGYISWIYFSWFFTYMSEVRGFNPKSSALFTMLPFISMTFFCLLGGALSDRITRRFGLRAGRCWLASGALCLTACFLVFGSQAKNPVTAAIILSFGAGALYLSQSSFWSVSIDIAGKQSGVFSSLVNTGGQVGGAVTASLTPWIAHGFGWTSSFGTAACMALLGATCWALVNPAPVPARNA
- a CDS encoding glucoamylase family protein; the encoded protein is MNEIKNLTESQSQANVGQVPLIAPVFETSGLIERPDVSDEVLQHRAHELARELHPAGLQGKVTLALQTKLAKLEKRLEERLAACEKISRLSELTPQLELLESTRMLQNVLKEAESSEKQILQLLLVESPEGDKIPRVMRVTEEYLDTAHGIWSGESLSTFINAIQQEESLNLREIQMLPTFLKLAQLEFVLDRADETFASVIPPIEQSPFSGPLHSLRRLNQYEWPELLEPLVAFYSVLAQDPHTVFLCMDEETRTSYMERVAELAKRSNYNEVQVAQTAIELAQAAAGNSTSNTRLDRRRGHVGYFLFEEGVPELSHRIGYHPPFRERLHTWLMKYAEDVYIIGIIVLSITCVAALIRPLVPHHEFIWTIAALLLALLPSTQGASDIVNNAVTAFIKPRALPKLDYMKSIPDESSTFVVVPTLLLNEAQVFELFEEIEARWLSNTDPNLHFGLLTDLPDSATRPQTEDRNELVNLAVRLTDDLNAKYGNDGGGSFLLLHRHRVFNQKQGVWMGWERKRGKLLDLNKLLRGEFDSFPVKAGPTHLLSRIRYVITLDSDTQLPRKTAARMIATMAHPLNQAIIDPQLRIVTKGYGILQPRVGVSVASASRSRLATLYSGETGFDIYTRAVSDVYQDLFREGIFTGKGIYEASVLHEVLDRRFPRDTLLSHDLIEGAYARAGLVTDIEIIDDYPSHYSAYTRRKHRWVRGDWQITQWLLDRVPEESGKKVRNPISLLSQWKIVDNLRRSLVEPVTFILLICGWLILPGGARYWTFVVLTLMLLPVFVQLVFTFGRALLNASWEGCLDAFRAFWSSLGFQILNLAFLPHQTLLAIDAIVRSLVRSFLTGRSLLEWETAAQAEAKQSRSSLDLYLQASPVVALVIAGLSALRHHFDLFVTGPILILWACAPLITGWLNSPPRKLEGPLSADDQHFLERQALLTWRYYSDFGGEDNHWLIPDNVEEKNRHEVLTLTPTNLGMLFNARQAALALGFITLPEFTRATLGTLDTYSRLEKVNGHIYNWINIPTLQAVQPFTISTVDSGNLAASLYALHGGAMDSLKKPLIEPELFSAIRHMLDQKQAVRSTETIRQQVKWLFDLDPVAGKGEWMLEEAERRRLQVREYIEKYLPWLMPRFAPLFEISQFQHPENDVIPYVIGAVEHVRNLNQRLGELAHAATGGDEELALELRTLLSAAEENVANLATQLSQIVDRSEEAASVMRFDFLLVEARQLLSIGYDGKQEELHSACYDLLASEARIATFLAVAKGDIPQRAWFRLDRTHVLVKGRVSLLSWTGTMFEYLMPALWMKQYHDTLVSRAMESAVSIQRTHTKRIPWGISESGMAKRDPLGRYGYQAWGIPELALKYGAEDGPVISPYSTFLTLPFARQIALKNLRKMADLGWVGDYGFYEACDYTAGEKSPELVRSWMAHHQGMCLLAATNLLRNNIFQTWFHANPRVRAAELLLHERPLGRAAIKHLQEVSARPASADTKN